A section of the Oncorhynchus nerka isolate Pitt River linkage group LG3, Oner_Uvic_2.0, whole genome shotgun sequence genome encodes:
- the LOC115141347 gene encoding COP9 signalosome complex subunit 7a-like produces the protein MEVEQLLSLSGPALAQAISSLLETPGLYVFSDILELPNVRELETGPHAPVYQLLNLFAYGTYCDYKERSASLPELTPAQRNKLRHLSIISLASNLKCLPYSLLLQQLELKNVRELEDLLIEAVYCDIIQGKLDQRNQQVEVDCSVGRDLGPNELPNIANTLQEWCSGCEAVLCGIEEQVTRANQYRESQLKVKVQVETEVSNLQKTLKASSASPSSGPAAAGAASNQDADQPAEPRDPASSQEPRQPGKKSSKVKGLRGSGKIWSKSN, from the exons atGGAGGTagagcagctcctctctctctcaggcccgGCGTTGGCCCAGGCAATAAGTTCTCTGCTGGAGACACCAGGCCTCTACGTGTTCTCAGACATCCTTGAGCTGCCCAACGTCagagag CTGGAGACAGGCCCGCACGCTCCAGTGTATCAGCTACTCAACCTCTTCGCCTATGGAACCTACTGTGACTATAAAG AGAGGTCGGCCTCTCTCCCAGAGTTGACCCCAGCCCAGAGGAACAAACTCCGTCACCTCTCCATCATCAGTCTGGCATCTAATCTCAAG TGCCTGCCCTACTCCctgctcctgcagcagctggagCTGAAGAACGTGCGGGAGCTGGAGGACCTGCTGATTGAGGCGGTCTACTGTGACATCATTCAGGGCAAGCTGGACCAGAGGAACCAGCAGGTGGAGGTGGACTGCAGCGTGGGCCGAGACCTGGGGCCCAATGAGCTGCCCAACATAGCCAACACACTGCAGGAGTG GTGTTCAGGGTGTGAGGCGGTCCTGTGTGGGATCGAGGAGCAGGTAACCAGAGCCAACCAATACAGAGAGAGCCAGCTGAAGGTCAAAGTTCAggtggagacagag gtgtcaAACCTCCAGAAAACGCTAAAGGCCAGCTCCGCCTCACCGTCGTCCGGCCCCGCCGCCGCTGGAGCCGCATCCAATCAGGATGCAGACCAGCCGGCCGAGCCACGAGACCCCGCCTCCTCTCAGGAACCACGGCAACCGGGCAAGAAGAGTTCAAAGGTCAAAGG GCTCCGTGGAAGTGGGAAGATCTGGTCCAAGTCCAACTAA